One Chengkuizengella sediminis DNA segment encodes these proteins:
- a CDS encoding M3 family oligoendopeptidase: MKFSEYTYKRPDIEEISSQFDNALKQFSNSNSSNEQNFAMREIYNIHNDFYTMFEIGSIRHSINTKDEFYKSEQEYLDETEPLFKELFTKFYKALIDSKYREELEKKWGSHLFNLAELEIKTMSPDIIKDLQQENKYSSRYSELIASAEILFDGKTYTLAQLIPFTESSDRVIRKRANEAKYKFFLENEEELDQLYDDLVKIRTKIAEKLGFKNFVELGYARLKRTDYDAHQVAAFRDQVHQYIVPIATQLRKRQQLRLGLQHLKFYDERFEYKSGNATPKGNPNWIVDNGQTMYEQLSKETDEFYCFMKDQDLMDLMAKDGKMAGGYCTYVPNYKSSYIFANFNGTSDDIDILTHEAGHAFQVYNSRHFENPEYVWPTYEACEIHSMSMEFFTWPWMELFFKEDTDKYKFSHLSTRMLYIPYVVAVDEFQHFIYENPEFTPKERKQMWREIEKKYLPHRDYDENVYLEQGGFWHQQGHIFENPFYYIDYTLALICAFQFWKKMHEDREQAWDNYTHLCKLGGSQPFLKLVKEAKLSSPFEDGTVQSVVHDIESWLSDVDDESF; encoded by the coding sequence ATGAAATTTTCTGAGTATACCTATAAACGACCAGATATAGAGGAGATTTCTTCTCAATTTGATAATGCGCTAAAACAATTTTCAAATTCAAATTCATCGAATGAACAAAATTTTGCAATGAGAGAGATATATAACATTCATAATGATTTTTATACGATGTTTGAAATTGGAAGTATACGTCACTCGATAAATACAAAAGATGAGTTTTATAAATCAGAACAGGAATATTTAGATGAGACAGAGCCTTTATTTAAGGAGTTGTTTACTAAGTTTTATAAAGCCTTGATTGATTCGAAATATCGTGAAGAGTTAGAAAAAAAGTGGGGAAGCCATTTATTTAATTTAGCTGAATTAGAGATCAAAACCATGTCTCCTGATATTATAAAAGATTTACAGCAGGAAAATAAATATTCTTCAAGATATTCTGAGCTCATTGCTTCTGCTGAAATCTTATTTGATGGAAAAACATATACTTTAGCTCAACTCATTCCTTTCACTGAATCTTCTGATCGAGTAATAAGAAAAAGGGCAAATGAAGCAAAATACAAGTTTTTCTTAGAAAACGAAGAAGAGTTAGATCAACTTTATGATGATCTAGTGAAGATAAGAACAAAAATTGCTGAGAAACTAGGGTTCAAAAATTTTGTTGAGTTAGGTTATGCTCGTTTAAAACGAACAGATTATGATGCTCATCAGGTTGCTGCTTTTAGAGATCAGGTACATCAATATATTGTCCCTATCGCTACACAATTGAGAAAACGTCAACAACTTAGACTAGGACTTCAACATTTAAAATTTTATGATGAAAGATTTGAATATAAATCAGGAAATGCTACGCCAAAAGGAAATCCCAATTGGATTGTGGATAATGGTCAAACGATGTATGAACAATTATCTAAAGAAACAGATGAATTTTACTGTTTTATGAAAGATCAAGATCTCATGGACTTGATGGCAAAAGATGGAAAAATGGCGGGTGGTTACTGTACATATGTCCCTAATTATAAATCCTCGTATATTTTTGCAAATTTTAATGGTACTTCTGATGACATTGATATATTAACTCACGAAGCAGGTCATGCATTTCAAGTGTATAACAGTCGCCACTTTGAAAATCCTGAATATGTGTGGCCAACTTATGAAGCATGTGAAATTCACTCTATGAGTATGGAGTTTTTTACTTGGCCTTGGATGGAGTTATTTTTCAAAGAAGATACAGATAAGTATAAATTTTCTCATTTAAGCACAAGAATGTTATACATACCTTATGTTGTAGCTGTAGATGAGTTTCAGCATTTCATTTATGAAAACCCAGAGTTTACGCCAAAAGAGCGTAAACAAATGTGGAGAGAAATTGAAAAGAAATATTTACCTCATCGTGATTATGATGAAAATGTTTATCTAGAACAAGGTGGATTTTGGCATCAACAAGGTCATATTTTCGAGAATCCATTTTATTATATTGATTACACGTTGGCTTTGATCTGCGCATTTCAATTTTGGAAAAAGATGCACGAAGATAGGGAACAAGCTTGGGATAATTATACTCATCTTTGTAAGCTAGGTGGCAGTCAACCGTTTTTAAAACTCGTTAAGGAGGCTAAATTAAGTTCACCATTTGAGGATGGAACAGTACAATCTGTGGTGCATGACATTGAGTCTTGGTTAAGTGATGTTGATGATGAATCTTTTTAA